The Alkalidesulfovibrio alkalitolerans DSM 16529 genome has a window encoding:
- a CDS encoding ABC transporter substrate-binding protein: MRTSLSRLLILLAVLGLAFAAGCGGGGGEKKAEELKSIKLGFVIPITGDIPKVGESSRQAAEMLREEIAAAGGVEVGGVKLPVEFLYEDNESKAESAVSAALKLIEQNKVLGIIGPQASKQAIPAGEVANANKTPMISPWSTNPATTLNRPYVFRACFLDPFQGPVAAKFATEEFGATKAAVLFDIASDYPKGLAEYFKKAWEDIHGAGSVVAFETFTTKDQDFSAQLTKIANTGADVLFVPQYYSEVALIVPQARRAGFDKPILGSDSWGSAELMSLCGDACRGLYFTTHYAAAGATGATKDFIEKFSAKYGYVPDDVAALTWDATRMMLEAITATGGLKGSLPEMREQIRASLASIEQFDGITGSMRFDAEGDPIKCAVVVKISDEGEFTFFKSVCP, from the coding sequence ATGCGCACGTCTCTCTCACGGCTCCTCATCCTTCTCGCGGTCCTCGGACTGGCCTTTGCGGCCGGTTGCGGAGGAGGCGGTGGCGAGAAGAAGGCCGAGGAGTTGAAAAGCATCAAACTCGGTTTCGTGATTCCCATCACCGGTGACATCCCCAAGGTCGGCGAATCGTCCCGCCAAGCCGCCGAGATGCTGCGCGAGGAAATCGCCGCCGCCGGTGGCGTCGAGGTCGGCGGCGTGAAGCTGCCCGTGGAATTCCTCTACGAGGACAACGAGTCCAAGGCCGAGTCCGCCGTGTCCGCGGCGCTCAAGCTCATCGAGCAAAACAAGGTGCTGGGCATCATCGGCCCCCAGGCCTCCAAGCAGGCCATTCCGGCCGGTGAAGTGGCCAACGCCAACAAGACGCCCATGATCTCCCCCTGGTCCACCAACCCGGCGACCACCCTGAACCGTCCCTACGTCTTCCGCGCCTGCTTCCTCGACCCGTTCCAGGGTCCGGTCGCGGCCAAGTTCGCCACCGAGGAATTCGGCGCCACCAAGGCGGCCGTGCTCTTCGACATCGCCTCGGACTACCCCAAGGGCCTGGCAGAATACTTCAAGAAGGCCTGGGAAGACATCCACGGCGCCGGTTCCGTGGTGGCCTTCGAGACCTTCACCACCAAGGACCAGGACTTCAGCGCCCAGTTGACCAAGATCGCCAACACCGGCGCCGACGTGCTCTTCGTGCCCCAATACTACTCCGAGGTCGCCCTCATCGTGCCCCAGGCGCGCCGGGCCGGCTTCGACAAGCCGATCCTGGGCTCCGACTCCTGGGGTTCGGCCGAACTGATGAGCCTTTGCGGCGACGCCTGCAGGGGCCTGTACTTCACCACCCACTACGCCGCGGCCGGCGCCACCGGCGCGACCAAGGACTTCATCGAGAAGTTCTCGGCCAAGTACGGCTACGTGCCCGACGACGTTGCCGCCCTGACCTGGGACGCCACCCGCATGATGCTCGAAGCCATCACGGCCACCGGCGGACTGAAGGGCTCCCTGCCCGAGATGCGCGAACAGATCCGCGCCTCCCTGGCCTCCATCGAGCAGTTCGACGGCATCACCGGCTCCATGCGTTTCGACGCCGAGGGAGATCCCATCAAATGCGCCGTCGTCGTGAAAATATCCGACGAAGGCGAATTCACCTTCTTCAAGTCGGTCTGCCCGTAG
- a CDS encoding ABC transporter ATP-binding protein — protein MALLDVQNLTMRFGGLTAVSDFSCQMQGGELMGLIGPNGAGKTTVFNMVSGFYTPSEGAIVFDGTPTAGLKPFQVTTLGIARTFQNIRLWHNLSVLDNIRIAQHSRMGYSAWDSFLRTKRYMEAEKRIDATALELLEAMDLLRFKDELPKNLPYGLQRKVEIARAMSTKPKLLLLDEPAAGLSSSDVRGLIELVRWIHKNFPITIWMIEHQMTVVMSLCQWIKVIDFGRTIAEGTPEDIQANPVVIKAYLGDDQI, from the coding sequence ATGGCCCTTCTCGATGTCCAGAACCTGACCATGCGCTTCGGCGGCCTGACCGCCGTGAGCGACTTCTCCTGCCAGATGCAGGGCGGCGAGCTCATGGGGCTCATCGGCCCCAACGGCGCGGGTAAGACCACCGTCTTCAACATGGTTTCGGGCTTTTACACGCCGAGCGAAGGCGCGATCGTCTTCGACGGCACGCCCACGGCAGGCCTCAAGCCCTTCCAGGTGACCACCCTGGGCATCGCGCGTACCTTCCAGAACATCCGGCTATGGCACAACCTGTCCGTTCTGGACAACATCCGCATCGCCCAGCACTCGCGCATGGGTTACTCCGCCTGGGACAGTTTCCTGCGCACGAAGCGCTACATGGAGGCCGAGAAGCGCATCGACGCGACCGCCCTCGAGCTTCTGGAGGCCATGGACCTTCTGCGCTTCAAGGACGAATTGCCCAAGAACCTGCCCTACGGCCTGCAGCGCAAGGTCGAGATCGCCCGGGCCATGTCCACCAAGCCCAAGCTCCTGCTGCTGGACGAACCGGCCGCGGGCCTCAGCTCTTCGGACGTGCGCGGGCTCATCGAACTCGTCCGCTGGATTCACAAGAATTTCCCGATCACCATCTGGATGATCGAACACCAGATGACCGTGGTCATGAGCCTGTGCCAATGGATCAAGGTCATCGACTTCGGCCGGACCATCGCCGAAGGCACGCCCGAGGACATCCAGGCGAACCCGGTGGTCATCAAGGCCTATCTGGGCGACGACCAGATTTGA
- the thrB gene encoding homoserine kinase has translation MPLSDTTCLTLIGIAGAGKSTLAPILARRLGWEWIDTDRLIEATHGERLQAIMDAVGAAEFLRIEEEAVVGFAAQRMVVSTGGSVVYSEKAMQRLKLLGPIVFLDVRLDVFERRVGAAKGRAFVCTEGKRPGDVWSERRPLYQAHADITVCTDASEPEECAAEIIRRLSELPPR, from the coding sequence ATGCCCCTTTCCGACACCACCTGCCTGACCCTGATCGGCATCGCCGGGGCGGGCAAATCCACCCTGGCCCCGATCCTCGCCCGCCGCCTGGGCTGGGAGTGGATCGACACCGACCGGCTCATCGAGGCCACGCACGGCGAGCGCCTGCAGGCCATCATGGACGCCGTTGGCGCGGCCGAATTCCTGCGCATCGAGGAAGAGGCCGTGGTCGGTTTCGCGGCCCAGCGCATGGTCGTCTCCACGGGCGGCAGCGTGGTCTATTCCGAGAAGGCCATGCAGCGCCTCAAGCTGCTCGGGCCCATCGTCTTTCTGGACGTCCGCCTCGACGTTTTCGAACGCCGCGTGGGCGCGGCAAAGGGCCGGGCCTTTGTCTGCACGGAGGGCAAACGGCCCGGCGACGTCTGGTCCGAACGCAGGCCTCTGTATCAGGCGCACGCCGACATTACCGTCTGCACGGACGCATCCGAGCCCGAAGAGTGCGCCGCCGAAATAATCCGACGCCTTTCGGAGCTCCCCCCGCGATGA
- a CDS encoding branched-chain amino acid ABC transporter permease → MQRLSVPLLLTACLVIAIGMVQGGVLDGYAQMVFMFVGINIIMATSLNLINGNMGEFACGHAGFMAVGAYVSSVLTVAFLTDSRFGPAILPESAALWFFPVSLLAGAAVAAVAGLLVAFPSFKTRGDYLAIITIAASYIIKSAIENIDAVGGARGFMGMSRVVSAMNSTIDLPWMIIWTFGSAVLCVFVIRRYVSSTYGKGVMAICQDEVAANIMSVNTNRVKLVTFMLSSGLAGLAGGLFAHAIGYVNPGNFTILKSTEAMVMVYLGGMGSLSGAVMAAILITFLMESLRFLIPMLDTALHAVYLLPDGYELTQVWKWVIIPLLLILLMMFRPEGIMGNKEISDVFPKLKKFYTFK, encoded by the coding sequence ATACAACGCCTAAGCGTCCCCCTCCTTCTCACGGCCTGCCTCGTGATCGCCATCGGCATGGTCCAGGGTGGAGTCCTCGACGGCTACGCCCAGATGGTCTTCATGTTCGTGGGCATCAACATCATCATGGCCACGAGCCTGAACCTGATCAACGGCAACATGGGCGAGTTCGCCTGTGGCCATGCGGGCTTCATGGCCGTGGGCGCCTACGTCTCCTCGGTCCTGACCGTGGCCTTCCTCACGGACAGCCGTTTCGGCCCGGCCATTCTGCCGGAATCCGCGGCCCTGTGGTTCTTCCCGGTCTCGCTCCTGGCGGGCGCGGCCGTGGCCGCCGTGGCCGGGCTGCTCGTCGCCTTCCCCTCGTTCAAGACGCGCGGCGACTATCTGGCCATCATCACCATCGCGGCCAGCTACATCATCAAGAGCGCCATCGAGAACATCGACGCCGTGGGCGGCGCGCGTGGCTTCATGGGCATGAGCCGGGTCGTCTCGGCCATGAACTCGACCATCGACCTGCCCTGGATGATCATTTGGACTTTCGGCTCGGCGGTCCTGTGCGTCTTCGTCATCCGCCGCTACGTCTCCTCGACCTACGGCAAAGGCGTCATGGCCATCTGCCAGGACGAGGTCGCGGCCAACATCATGAGCGTGAACACCAACCGGGTGAAACTCGTAACCTTCATGCTCTCCTCGGGCTTGGCGGGCCTGGCGGGCGGGCTCTTCGCCCACGCCATCGGCTACGTGAACCCCGGCAACTTCACCATCCTCAAGTCCACCGAGGCCATGGTCATGGTCTACCTGGGCGGCATGGGCTCGCTTTCGGGCGCGGTCATGGCGGCCATATTGATCACCTTCCTCATGGAGAGCCTGCGCTTCCTGATCCCGATGCTGGACACGGCCCTGCACGCCGTCTACCTGCTGCCCGACGGCTACGAACTGACCCAGGTCTGGAAGTGGGTCATCATCCCGCTGCTCCTGATCCTACTGATGATGTTCAGGCCCGAAGGCATCATGGGCAACAAGGAAATCTCGGACGTGTTCCCCAAACTCAAGAAATTCTACACGTTCAAATAG
- a CDS encoding branched-chain amino acid ABC transporter permease, which produces MEIFLSTLVQNVLNALQWGSFYSLIALGYCLVYGVLQLINFAHGDIFMVGAYIAYFVATLFLGVQFGLIPPGMPGWMVLALAVPLTMILTAMVGVTLERVAYRPLRRKGAHRLYVVITALMCGLILEHANLALLGASRRRFPHLIEERLWDFGFFSVTNLKVMVILAALLVFIGLRLIVTRTRIGMAMRAISWDRFAIPLMGIPVDSVIIFTFILGSSIAGLGGLLFAMSYPVLEPYMGALIGWKAFIAAVVGGIGSIRGAYVGGFLLGFVEIMVVAIFPSTFRDLISFTILLMILSYKPTGLFGMARTTKI; this is translated from the coding sequence ATGGAGATTTTTCTCAGCACGCTGGTCCAAAACGTCCTGAACGCGTTGCAGTGGGGGAGCTTCTACTCCCTGATCGCCCTTGGCTACTGTCTGGTCTACGGCGTTTTGCAGCTCATCAACTTTGCCCATGGCGACATTTTCATGGTCGGCGCCTACATCGCCTATTTCGTGGCGACGCTTTTCCTGGGCGTGCAGTTCGGCCTCATCCCGCCCGGCATGCCCGGATGGATGGTACTGGCCCTGGCCGTGCCGCTGACGATGATCCTCACGGCCATGGTCGGCGTAACGTTAGAACGGGTAGCCTACCGGCCGCTCCGGCGCAAGGGCGCGCACCGGCTCTACGTGGTCATCACCGCGCTGATGTGCGGCCTGATCCTTGAGCACGCCAACCTGGCCCTGCTCGGCGCCTCGCGCCGCAGATTTCCCCACCTGATCGAGGAGCGGCTGTGGGACTTCGGCTTCTTCTCGGTGACCAACCTGAAGGTCATGGTCATCCTGGCGGCCCTGCTCGTCTTCATCGGACTTCGCCTGATCGTCACCAGAACCAGAATCGGGATGGCCATGCGCGCCATCTCCTGGGACCGCTTCGCCATTCCGCTGATGGGCATCCCGGTCGATTCGGTAATCATCTTCACCTTCATCCTGGGCAGTTCCATCGCGGGCCTTGGCGGCCTGCTTTTCGCCATGTCCTACCCGGTGCTCGAACCCTATATGGGCGCGCTCATCGGCTGGAAAGCCTTCATTGCGGCCGTGGTCGGAGGCATCGGTTCCATCCGCGGCGCCTACGTGGGCGGCTTCCTGCTCGGATTCGTGGAGATCATGGTCGTGGCCATCTTCCCGTCCACCTTCCGCGACCTGATCAGCTTCACCATCCTGCTCATGATCCTGAGCTACAAGCCCACTGGCCTGTTCGGCATGGCCAGGACCACAAAGATCTGA
- a CDS encoding THUMP domain-containing class I SAM-dependent RNA methyltransferase, producing MAFSAAPILLTCPKGMPPFLAQEVRALGFEAEEMTAGVLAHGGLTDCMYFNLHLRTAHRVLYEAWRGTVADPDALYAAAHRLPWEEWFAPGAPFTISSSVRTETIRDARFANLRLKDAIADRFRARTGSRPDSGRAASAASVFLHWQDEAATIYLDTTGEPLTRRGYRLAPHKAPMQETLAAACLIAAGYDGETPLVNPMCGSGTLAVEAALMATRTAPGLLRTGFAFRHLAAFDEKVWQSMRAEARAAMRPAPAPISATDIDPRAVIATRENAQDAGMDAYVSASVCDFRDTPLPAEPGLIVMNPEYGHRLGGEDKLAALYPAMGDWLKRSAQGWRAAVFTGNLELAKHIGLRPSRRIPLWNAKIECRLLLFDLYAGSRKPVG from the coding sequence ATGGCCTTTTCCGCCGCACCCATCCTCCTGACCTGCCCCAAGGGTATGCCGCCGTTTCTGGCCCAGGAGGTCCGCGCCCTCGGTTTCGAGGCCGAGGAGATGACCGCGGGCGTCCTCGCGCACGGCGGTCTGACGGACTGCATGTATTTCAACCTGCACCTGCGCACGGCCCACAGAGTGCTTTACGAAGCGTGGCGCGGAACAGTCGCCGATCCGGACGCACTCTACGCGGCCGCGCACCGGCTGCCATGGGAGGAGTGGTTCGCGCCGGGCGCGCCCTTCACCATCTCCTCCAGCGTGCGCACCGAGACCATCCGCGACGCCCGCTTCGCCAATCTGCGCCTGAAGGACGCCATCGCGGACCGCTTCCGCGCCCGCACGGGCTCTCGCCCCGACTCTGGCCGCGCCGCATCCGCCGCGTCCGTGTTCTTGCACTGGCAGGACGAGGCGGCCACGATCTATCTGGACACCACGGGCGAACCGCTGACGCGACGCGGCTACCGTCTTGCCCCGCACAAGGCCCCCATGCAGGAGACCCTGGCCGCGGCCTGCCTGATCGCGGCCGGGTACGACGGTGAGACGCCGCTCGTGAACCCCATGTGCGGCAGCGGCACCCTGGCCGTCGAGGCCGCGCTGATGGCCACGCGCACCGCGCCGGGACTGCTTCGCACCGGGTTCGCCTTTCGCCATCTCGCGGCCTTCGACGAGAAGGTCTGGCAGTCCATGCGCGCCGAGGCGCGCGCGGCCATGCGACCCGCGCCCGCGCCCATCTCGGCCACGGACATAGACCCGCGCGCCGTGATCGCGACGCGCGAAAACGCTCAGGACGCGGGCATGGACGCCTACGTAAGCGCCAGTGTTTGCGATTTTCGCGACACGCCGCTGCCTGCCGAGCCCGGGCTGATCGTCATGAATCCCGAGTACGGCCACCGCCTGGGCGGCGAGGACAAGCTCGCGGCCCTCTACCCGGCCATGGGCGACTGGCTGAAGCGCTCGGCCCAGGGCTGGCGGGCGGCAGTGTTCACGGGCAACCTGGAGTTGGCCAAGCACATCGGGCTTCGCCCCTCGCGCCGCATCCCCCTTTGGAACGCCAAGATCGAATGCCGCCTGCTGCTCTTCGATCTCTACGCGGGCAGCCGCAAGCCCGTGGGTTGA
- a CDS encoding ferric reductase-like transmembrane domain-containing protein → MKPVHVRPFPATCHLMERIEHPTPARRRVLARIWLLAFCGMLAVANLAFVFTRLDRLASPTLIDATGDLGNFFAFNGLVLLTATMLMGSRNPWIEGVFGLDKLMLWHRTLGILTVLFFCGHTGFRSWSISMQRGRTYDLSLLYSLELAEWDVVMGRVALFLMIAAATLALLGNRRQILRYKAWKRPHLLLYAAALLGFAHGMLHGDDLPTAPFFWQWALLLGLVLADALRRLRYVLRRDPERVWSVEAVRAETRDTTTLFLRHDGGCPHFAARRPGQFAVVRLPRVPHLDEPHPFTLSGAAATEPNRLALTVKVAGDFTEEFVRVMPGTQVLCEGPYGVFCSDVLEQERLVFIAGGVGATPFLSVLRTFAVTGRAVPTLFVWSNKRRRDVFAADELADLCARLPLRVVHFLSRETPESLAEIPQTPGVTHLPGRVDADRLASLCDGCESFHLCGPEAFQESVLRCLEERLDVPRRRVSRELFFW, encoded by the coding sequence ATGAAACCCGTGCACGTCAGGCCTTTTCCTGCTACATGCCACCTGATGGAGCGCATCGAACATCCGACCCCGGCGCGCAGGCGCGTTCTGGCGCGAATCTGGCTGCTTGCCTTTTGCGGCATGCTCGCGGTCGCCAATCTGGCCTTCGTCTTCACCCGGCTGGACCGCCTAGCCTCGCCGACCCTCATCGACGCCACAGGCGACCTGGGCAACTTCTTCGCTTTCAACGGCCTGGTGCTGCTCACCGCGACCATGCTCATGGGCTCGCGCAATCCTTGGATCGAGGGCGTCTTCGGCCTGGACAAGCTCATGCTCTGGCACCGCACCCTGGGCATCCTCACGGTGCTCTTCTTCTGCGGCCACACGGGCTTTCGCTCCTGGTCCATCTCCATGCAACGCGGCCGGACCTACGACCTCTCGCTGCTCTACTCCCTGGAACTGGCCGAGTGGGACGTGGTCATGGGCAGGGTGGCGCTCTTCCTGATGATCGCGGCCGCAACCCTGGCGCTTCTCGGCAACCGTCGCCAGATCCTGCGCTACAAGGCGTGGAAGCGGCCGCACCTGCTGCTCTACGCGGCCGCGCTGCTCGGCTTCGCGCACGGCATGCTGCACGGCGACGACCTGCCCACCGCACCCTTCTTTTGGCAGTGGGCGTTGCTCCTGGGGCTCGTGTTGGCGGATGCCCTGCGCCGCCTGCGCTACGTCCTCAGGCGCGACCCCGAGCGCGTGTGGAGCGTGGAGGCCGTGCGCGCGGAGACGCGCGACACCACGACCCTGTTCCTGCGCCACGACGGCGGCTGCCCGCACTTCGCGGCCCGCAGGCCGGGGCAGTTCGCGGTCGTGCGCCTGCCGCGCGTGCCGCACCTGGACGAGCCGCACCCCTTCACCCTTTCGGGCGCGGCCGCGACGGAGCCGAATCGTCTCGCGCTGACCGTCAAGGTCGCGGGCGACTTCACCGAGGAATTCGTGCGCGTGATGCCGGGCACACAGGTGCTGTGCGAGGGACCCTACGGGGTCTTCTGCTCCGACGTGCTGGAGCAGGAGCGGCTGGTCTTCATCGCAGGCGGGGTGGGCGCGACACCGTTTCTGAGCGTTCTTCGCACCTTCGCCGTCACGGGGCGGGCCGTGCCCACGCTTTTCGTCTGGTCCAACAAGCGCCGCCGCGACGTTTTCGCGGCCGACGAACTGGCCGACCTGTGCGCGCGGCTGCCGCTTCGCGTGGTCCACTTCCTGAGCCGCGAGACCCCGGAATCCCTGGCAGAAATCCCTCAGACGCCGGGCGTGACGCACCTGCCCGGCCGGGTGGACGCGGACCGGCTCGCATCGCTGTGCGACGGCTGCGAATCCTTCCATCTCTGCGGTCCGGAGGCATTTCAGGAGAGCGTGCTGCGCTGCCTGGAGGAGCGCCTGGACGTTCCCCGGCGGCGCGTGTCGCGCGAACTGTTCTTCTGGTAG
- a CDS encoding ABC transporter ATP-binding protein: MYLEVRDLVVKYGNIEALHGISFGVERGEIVTLIGANGAGKTTTLHSIMRLPPPEAPKVVSGDILLDGKSLLKVPPHDVVAKLHMALAPEGRHIFGNLTVEENLELATYARPKGSSVKDDYDRVYALFPRLAERRKQRSEQLSGGEQQMLAVGRALMTRCQFLLLDEPSMGLAPLLMYDMFRALKQLNAEGMTILLIEQNAKLALTFAHRGYLLDTGEIVTSGPCAELMHDPVVKKAYLGG, translated from the coding sequence ATGTATCTTGAAGTTCGCGACCTGGTGGTCAAATACGGCAACATCGAGGCATTGCACGGCATCAGCTTCGGCGTGGAGCGCGGCGAGATCGTGACTCTCATCGGCGCCAACGGCGCGGGCAAGACCACGACCCTGCACTCAATCATGCGCCTTCCGCCGCCCGAGGCCCCCAAGGTCGTTTCCGGCGACATCCTGCTGGACGGCAAGTCGCTGCTCAAGGTTCCGCCGCACGACGTGGTGGCCAAGCTGCACATGGCCCTGGCCCCCGAGGGCAGGCACATCTTCGGCAACCTCACGGTGGAGGAGAACCTGGAACTGGCCACCTATGCGCGGCCCAAGGGGTCGTCCGTCAAGGACGACTACGACCGCGTCTACGCCCTGTTCCCGCGCCTGGCCGAGCGCCGCAAACAGCGCAGCGAGCAGCTTTCGGGCGGCGAGCAGCAGATGCTGGCCGTGGGCCGGGCGCTCATGACCCGCTGCCAGTTCCTGCTCCTGGACGAGCCCTCCATGGGTCTGGCCCCGCTCCTGATGTACGACATGTTCCGGGCGCTCAAGCAGCTCAACGCCGAGGGCATGACCATCCTGCTCATCGAGCAGAACGCCAAGCTGGCCCTGACCTTCGCCCACCGGGGGTATCTGCTGGACACGGGCGAGATCGTGACCAGTGGGCCGTGCGCCGAACTGATGCACGACCCCGTGGTCAAGAAAGCCTATCTGGGCGGCTGA
- a CDS encoding Hsp20/alpha crystallin family protein produces the protein MFKNWLPELRRRSLETSRPTSIADLMEEFWKEPLKAFDDFPAFRGMGYPAVNVAEDDKRVTVTAELPGVDPKEIEVTLERGVLTIRGEKKFEDEEKKDNYHRIERSYGSFSRSVSLPRPVKEDEVKASYKDGVLTIEMPLAEEAKARKIAIQS, from the coding sequence ATGTTCAAGAATTGGCTTCCCGAGTTGCGTCGTCGTTCTTTGGAAACCAGCCGCCCCACGAGCATCGCCGATCTCATGGAGGAATTCTGGAAGGAGCCACTGAAGGCCTTCGACGATTTTCCCGCCTTCAGGGGCATGGGCTATCCGGCGGTGAACGTGGCCGAGGACGACAAGCGGGTCACGGTCACGGCCGAGCTGCCCGGCGTGGATCCCAAGGAGATCGAGGTCACGCTGGAGCGGGGCGTGCTGACCATCCGGGGCGAGAAGAAATTCGAGGACGAGGAGAAGAAGGACAACTACCACCGCATCGAGCGCAGCTACGGCTCCTTCAGCCGCTCGGTGTCCCTGCCCCGTCCGGTCAAGGAGGACGAGGTCAAGGCGTCCTACAAGGACGGCGTACTGACCATTGAGATGCCCCTGGCCGAGGAGGCCAAGGCCAGGAAGATCGCCATCCAGTCCTGA
- a CDS encoding vWA domain-containing protein: MNREPGSAVERLARARVELLMRAPFFGVLALRLRLAEDSACAGLWTDGKTLAVNPDRLNRLSDDELVGAVAHEVLHLALAHHLRRGGREASRWNAATDYAVNPLVQEAGFRLPTGRLFNASYARMAAEDIYESLPGAEPEQSRQGRGKRPDEPGDDVPKDTAHDQAAVLADQEADPGGVGEVRDFPDRDEAAREAEQRLWGLALREAMHAAGGLARMPERLARVIAARLPGGGRIDWRQELARFLEESARTDYLWTMPNRRYLPSGVVLPGLSGRRMGRLTAMVDTSGSVDRQALSALVAECLELLGEAGQEHGLRVLYVDAAVAGSEVLFPGDVPHPTGGGGTSYRPGFEWLRERGEEDGAVVYFTDGECADFPPPPPSPVLWVLAGDNPRFAHSLPFGRAVALGEDVIG, translated from the coding sequence GTGAACCGCGAGCCGGGATCGGCTGTCGAGCGCCTTGCCCGGGCGCGGGTGGAACTGCTCATGCGCGCGCCCTTCTTCGGCGTTCTGGCCCTGCGTCTGCGTCTGGCCGAGGACTCGGCTTGCGCGGGGCTTTGGACCGACGGAAAAACCCTGGCCGTCAACCCTGATCGGCTGAATCGGCTTTCGGACGACGAACTCGTGGGCGCGGTGGCGCACGAGGTGCTGCACCTGGCGCTGGCCCATCACCTGCGGCGAGGCGGGCGCGAGGCATCGCGCTGGAACGCGGCCACGGACTACGCGGTCAACCCGCTGGTGCAGGAGGCCGGGTTCAGGCTGCCCACGGGGCGGCTGTTCAACGCGTCTTACGCGCGCATGGCCGCCGAGGACATCTACGAGAGCCTGCCCGGCGCGGAGCCCGAGCAATCGCGGCAAGGCAGGGGGAAGCGGCCGGACGAGCCCGGCGACGACGTGCCCAAGGACACGGCGCACGATCAGGCCGCCGTTTTGGCGGATCAGGAGGCCGATCCCGGCGGCGTGGGCGAGGTGCGCGACTTTCCCGACCGCGACGAGGCCGCGCGCGAGGCCGAGCAACGGCTGTGGGGCCTGGCCCTGCGCGAGGCGATGCACGCCGCCGGGGGCTTGGCCCGCATGCCGGAGCGGCTGGCCAGGGTGATCGCGGCGCGTCTGCCCGGCGGCGGGAGGATCGACTGGCGGCAGGAATTGGCGCGATTTCTGGAAGAATCGGCGCGCACCGACTACCTGTGGACCATGCCCAACCGCCGCTACCTGCCCTCTGGCGTGGTTCTGCCGGGGCTTTCGGGGCGGCGCATGGGCCGTCTGACGGCCATGGTGGACACCAGCGGCTCCGTGGATAGGCAGGCTTTGAGCGCGCTCGTGGCCGAATGCCTGGAACTGCTCGGCGAGGCCGGGCAGGAGCACGGGCTTCGCGTGCTCTACGTGGACGCGGCCGTGGCCGGGAGCGAGGTGCTCTTCCCCGGTGACGTTCCGCATCCGACGGGCGGCGGCGGCACGAGCTACCGGCCGGGATTCGAGTGGCTGCGCGAGCGGGGCGAGGAGGATGGCGCGGTGGTCTATTTCACGGACGGCGAGTGCGCGGATTTTCCCCCGCCGCCGCCTTCGCCCGTGCTCTGGGTGCTGGCCGGGGACAATCCGCGCTTTGCGCACAGTCTTCCCTTCGGCCGGGCCGTGGCGCTCGGCGAGGACGTTATCGGGTGA